One window from the genome of Brachionichthys hirsutus isolate HB-005 chromosome 19, CSIRO-AGI_Bhir_v1, whole genome shotgun sequence encodes:
- the apc gene encoding adenomatous polyposis coli protein: MAAASYDQLLRQVEVLKMENSNLRQELQDNSNHLTKLETEASSMKEVLKQLQGTIEEESGETTCGSQLELIEKLKEMGLDSAGFKTRARPPLSTSSSSSSASSSGSGAPVGAAGGSGAPAPPLTAVFTRRGLLSVGRDSHDRCLEELEKERSLLLAELEKEEKEKDCYYAQLQNLTKRIDSLPLTENFSLQTDMSRRQLEFEARQIRSAMEEQLGSCQEMERRAQARVSRIQQIEKDILRLGAHLQVEEAQGPSDGSELAGAQSSSSRLDHEPASETAYSVPRRITSHLGTKVEMVYSLLSMLGTHDKDDMSRTLLAMSSSQDSCIAMRQSGCLPLLIQLLHGNDKDSLLLGNSRGSKEARARASAALHNIVHSQPDDKRGRREIRVLHLLEQVRHYCEACWSWQENHERGVDQEDNPMPSPVEHQICPAVCVLMKLSFDEEHRHAMNELGGLQAVAELLQVDCEMFGLSSDHYSVTLRRYAGMGLTNLTFGDVANKATLCSMKGCMRAMVAQLKSDSEDLQQVIASVLRNLSWRADANSKKTLREVGSVRALTGCALEVQKESTLKSVLSALWNLSAHCTENKADICAVDGALAFLVGTLTHRSHTNTLAIIESGGGILRNVSSLIATNEAHRQILREHGCLPTLLQHLKSHSLTIVSNACGTLWNLSARDAKDQDALWELGAVGMLRNLIHSRHKMIAMGSAAALRNLMANRPARYKDASVVSPGAGAPSLHARKQKALFEELDAQQLSETFDNIDNLSPKAAHRKGRGCNGAGGGGGGGGGSAARSYANTPVLSSPKSGDGSKRAAEEAAYARPVFPPSVRASSDSLNSVTSADGYGNRGKTKPSAEPFYSSDESGANKCCIYRKYPADLAHKIRSANHMADDDGAELDTPINYSLKYSDEQLNSGRQSPSHRGSIESDDDSDQETRPRRRNDGSDSGTAGSRTASAAPPRYGVASAASNYGGDTASEQPIDYSLKYGADSARKPLFKPEEAAAPSAPPPPSSSSKLRPPPPTANRAVPKAHQESTQTYCVEDTPICFSRGSSLSSLSSEEEDDGVERTRRGGRVVRGGGGGNSYPTLPVGEKDEQQQIQQKEAESQTAAAAAAAPSARGRRGHHHHHGHAHHHHHHHVATSSGARTPKSPPEQPDAQETPLMFSRCTSVSSLDSFSTSSIASSVRSSEPCSGVPSGVVSPSDLPDSPGQTMPPSRAKTPQLLPPPPPSQQDAKEREGAKKKREDESGADVLLHFATESTPHGFSRASSLSALSLDEPYIAAEMRKSEEEEEEEEGDGQNEGRGEAPPKPILDESDDDDDIEILEACINMAMPKSSRKPKKPPQQAAPRKPSQLPVYKLLPPQSRAQPQPRKDAPPPSEDTPRVYCVEGTPLNFSTATSLSDLTIDSPPNEEAAAGVVPAGLSNSAQRGRGRRHEGENGDDILAECISAAMPKAKPRKPVRALANTEHVQAPPLPPPLPPAASPPFGPQQQQQQQKKKPTSPVKPMPQRASYNAKSKFAFDSPHHYTPIEGTPCCFSRNDSLSSLDFDEDDAGEKDDEEKKRREDGRRRKQQTAAVFPQTKPAANPAATADERQKFAIEDTPVCFSRNSSLSSLSDIDQENNNKEFAPPPPPSEPRDEAAKSPPPPPRAESKLRPPAATGYAPKAFHVEDTPVCFSRNSSLSSLSIDSEDDLLQECISSAMPKKKKRVPAAVAKDDDDDGILAEEEPSEVPRSPASPDSESFDWKAIQEGANSIVSSLNAAAGAASSLSRQPSSDSDSVLSLKSVGSPFRVPVANNNGEQEAEEKEEEELVKRGARILKGEERTTLEAKKKKEEEEEDEEDKAVRGGKKVYSRSLVTGKPRAEPAARGRSKPRSAALAKVPGSNDNIDRGGGSSREATPSRAANAANQKGGRFSQLPRTASPGSASSSSSSASRPAKQSGSSKGGGGIPRSESASRFSGSSAAKKPKAEPEKPALVRQSTFIKEGPSPTLKRKLEESAAAAPSESPPSPDEPPPPTARRHEANRSHSESPSRPQEVTSSRVSRTGTWKRENSSSGAAGGSKHSTSLPRVGTWKRTGSASSVLSASSESSEKGRSEEESAKAKGTWRKAKGGGGESSAGRGFSSKSEDVWVRLEDCPVNNPRSSSSCSARSPTTANAPPIIDSPAPSKIPTTSSSSSSNLNLRRSCESLDDKPPLPDRPQQQQQQRSQPRSGAVAARVSPFNYTPSPRKSNADAPATATPTATTPATAATTSASSTTPTRPSLIPTPVTKKREPKSGEGGGVGGGVGGGVGGGSGGERGSYIVTSV, encoded by the exons ttctCTCTGCAGACGGACATGAGTCGTCGCCAGCTAGAGTTCGAGGCCCGCCAGATCCGTTCAGCGATGGAGGAACAGCTGGGTTCCTGTCAGGAAATGGAGAGGAGAGCGCAG GCTCGCGTGTCACGTATTCAGCAGATAGAGAAGGACATCCTACGGCTGGGAGCTCATCTGCAG GTGGAGGAAGCTCAGGGGCCGAGTGACGGTAGTGAACTCGCTGGAGCTCAG agctccagcagcagattaGACCATGAGCCGGCCAGTGAGACCGCCTACTCTGTTCCTCGGCGAATCACCAGCCACCTGGGAACCAAG gtggaGATGGTGTACAGCCTTTTGTCCATGTTGGGGACTCACGATAAAGACGACATGTCCCGGACACTGCTTGCCATGTCCAGTTCTCAGGACTCGTGCATTGCCATGCGTCAATCCGGGTGTCTGCCGCTGCTCATCCAGCTGCTCCACGGCAACGACAAGGACTCCCTCTTGCTAG GTAATTCCCGCGGTAGCAAAGAGGCCCGCGCTCGGGCGTCGGCGGCTCTACACAACATCGTCCACAGTCAACCGGACGACAAGAGAGGCCGACGTGAGATTCGAGTCCTCCACCTGCTGGAGCAGGTCCGCCATTATTGCGAGGCATGTTGGAGCTGGCAGGAAAACCACGAGAGGGGCGTCGACCAGGAGGACAACCCCA TGCCATCTCCAGTGGAACACCAGATCTGTCCCGCCGTCTGCGTTCTCATGAAGCTCTCCTTTGATGAAGAACATCGACACGCCATGAATGAACTGG GTGGTCTGCAGGCAGTggcggagctgctgcaggtggactGCGAGATGTTCGGTCTGAGCAGCGACCATTACAGCGTTACGCTGCGGCGCTACGCCGGCATGGGCCTCACCAACCTCACCTTTGGAGACGTAGCCAATAAA GCCACACTGTGCTCGATGAAGGGCTGCATGAGAGCGATGGTCGCCCAGCTGAAGTCTGACAGCgaagacctgcagcag GTGATAGCGAGCGTGTTGAGGAACTTGTCGTGGCGCGCTGACGCCAACAGCAAGAAGACGCTGCGTGAGGTCGGTAGCGTGCGGGCGCTGACCGGCTGCGCGCTGGAGGTCCAGAag GAGTCGACCCTGAAGTCCGTGCTGAGCGCCCTCTGGAACCTGTCGGCTCACTGCACGGAAAACAAGGCGGACATCTGCGCGGTGGACGGCGCTCTGGCATTCCTGGTGGGAACGCTGACTCACCGCAGCCACACCAACACGCTCGCCATCATCGAGAGCGGCGGGGGAATCCTCCGCAACGTCTCCAGCCTCATCGCCACCAACGAGGCGCACAG GCAGATCCTGCGAGAACATGGCTGCCTTCCGACGCTGCTGCAGCACCTGAAGTCTCACAGCTTGACCATCGTGTCCAACGCCTGCGGGACGCTCTGGAATCTGTCCGCCAGAGACGCCAAAGACCAGGACGCGCTGTGGGAGCTCGGCGCCGTCGGCATGCTGCGCAACCTCATTCACTCCCGCCACAAAATGATCGCCATGGGGAGCGCCGCCGCCCTGCGGAACCTGATGGCCAACCGGCCGGCGCGCTACAAGGACGCCAGCGTGGTGTCGCCGGGCGCCGGCGCCCCGTCGCTGCACGCCCGCAAGCAGAAGGCGTTGTTCGAAGAGCTGGACGCCCAGCAGCTGTCGGAGACATTCGACAACATTGACAACCTGAGCCCGAAGGCTGCGcacaggaaggggcggggctgtaacggcgccggaggaggaggaggaggaggaggagggagcgcGGCACGCTCGTACGCCAACACGCCGGTGCTTTCCAGCCCAAAGAGCGGGGACGGGTCCAAACGGGCGGCCGAGGAGGCGGCTTACGCGCGGCCAGTGTTCCCGCCCAGCGTCCGGGCGTCCAGTGACAGCCTGAACAGCGTGACGAGCGCCGACGGCTACGGCAACCGCGGCAAGACCAAGCCGTCGGCGGAGCCCTTCTATTCGTCGGACGAGAGCGGCGCCAACAAGTGCTGCATCTACAGGAAGTACCCCGCCGATTTGGCGCACAAGATCCGCAGCGCCAATCACATGGCAGACGACGACGGCGCCGAGTTGGACACGCCCATCAACTACAGCCTGAAATACTCTGACGAACAGTTGAATTCTGGGAGACAGAGTCCGAGTCACCGCGGCAGCATAGAGAGCGACGACGACAGTGACCAGGAGACgaggccgaggaggaggaacgaCGGCAGCGACTCGGGAACGGCCGGCAGCCGCACGGCGTCCGCGGCGCCGCCGCGTTACGGCGTTGCCTCCGCAGCGTCAAACTACGGCGGCGACACGGCGAGCGAGCAGCCAATCGACTACAGCCTGAAGTACGGAGCCGACTCCGCCCGCAAACCTCTGTTCAAGCCAGAGGAGGCTGCTGCCCCATCTGCCCCGCCTCCCCCATCCTCCAGCAGCAAGCTCCGCCCCCCGCCGCCCACAGCTAACAGGGCGGTGCCAAAGGCGCATCAGGAATCGACACAGACGTACTGCGTGGAGGACACGCCCATCTGCTTCTCCAGAGGCAGCTCGCTGTCCTCGCTGtcttcagaggaagaggacgacggCGTCGAGAGGACGAGGAGAGGCGGGAGGGTCgtccgcggcggcggcggcgggaacAGCTACCCGACACTTCCTGTTGGCGAGAAAGACGAGCAACAGCAGATCCAGCAGAAGGAGGCGGAGAGCCAgacggccgccgccgccgccgcggctcCCTCCGCACGGGGACGGCGAggccatcaccaccaccacggccacgcccaccaccatcaccaccaccacgtGGCGACTTCCTCTGGCGCCAGGACGCCGAAGAGCCCTCCGGAGCAGCCGGACGCTCAGGAGACGCCGCTGATGTTCAGCCGCTGCACGTCGGTCAGTTCCCTCGACAGCTTCTCCACCTCGTCCATCGCCAGCTCCGTGCGCTCCAGCGAGCCCTGCAGCGGCGTGCCGAGCGGCGTGGTCAGCCCCAGCGACCTGCCCGACAGCCCGGGGCAGACCATGCCGCCGAGCCGCGCCAAGACGCCacagctgctgccgccgccgccgccgtcgcaGCAGGACGCCAAGGAGCGGGAAGGAGCCAAGAAGAAGCGCGAAGACGAAAGCGGCGCCGACGTCCTGCTGCACTTCGCCACCGAGAGCACGCCGCACGGTTTCTCCCGGGCCTCCAGCCTCAGCGCCCTCAGTCTGGATGAGCCGTACATCGCGGCCGAGATGAGGAagagcgaagaggaggaggaggaggaggagggggatggGCAGaacgaggggaggggggaggcgCCGCCGAAGCCGATCCTCGATGAAtcggacgacgacgacgacattGAGATCCTGGAAGCCTGCATCAACATGGCCATGCCCAAGTCGTCACGGAAACCAAAGAAACCGCCGCAGCAGGCGGCGCCGCGGAAGCCCAGCCAGCTTCCGGTGtacaagctcctcccccctcagAGCCGTGCCCAGCCGCAGCCGAGGAAAGACGCGCCTCCGCCGTCTGAGGATACGCCGAGAGTTTACTGCGTGGAGGGAACGCCGCTGAACTTCTCCACCGCCACCTCGCTCAGTGACCTCACCATTGACTCTCCGCCCAatgaggaggcggcggcgggagTCGTACCCGCAGGTCTGTCCAACTCTGctcagagggggcggggcaggcgCCACGAGGGCGAGAACGGCGACGACATCCTCGCCGAGTGTATTAGTGCCGCCATGCCCAAAGCCAAACCCCGAAAACCAGTCCGAGCTCTAGCGAACACGGAGCACgttcaagccccgccccttcctccgcctcttcctcccGCTGCGTCGCCTCCCTTTGGGcctcagcaacagcagcagcagcagaagaagaagccgaCGTCGCCCGTCAAGCCGATGCCCCAGCGGGCGTCGTACAACGCCAAATCAAAGTTTGCGTTCGATTCGCCGCACCACTACACGCCCATCGAGGGAACGCCGTGCTGCTTCTCGCGCAACGACTCCCTGAGCTCACTCGACTTCGACGAAGACGACGCCGGCGAGAAGGACGACgaggaaaagaagagaagagaagacgggaggaggagaaagcagcAGACGGCGGCGGTTTTCCCTCAAACCAAACCCGCCGCCAACCCGGCGGCGACGGCGGACGAGAGGCAGAAGTTCGCCATCGAGGACACGCCCGTCTGCTTCTCCCGGAACTCGTCCTTGAGCTCTCTGAGCGACATCGACcaagagaacaacaacaaggagttcgccccgccgccgccgccgtccgaGCCGCGAGATGAAGCGGCAAAGTCTCCCCCGCCTCCGCCGCGAGCAGAGtcgaagctccgccccccagccGCCACTGGCTACGCTCCCAAAGCGTTCCACGTGGAGGACACGCCCGTCTGCTTCTCCAGGAACTCGTCGCTCAGCTCGCTGAGCATCGACTCGGAAGACGACCTTCTGCAGGAGTGCATCAGCTCGGCGAtgcccaagaagaagaagagagtcCCCGCCGCCGTTGCCaaggacgacgacgacgacggcaTTCTGGCCGAAGAGGAGCCTTCGGAGGTGCCGAGAAGCCCCGCCTCTCCCGACTCTGAATCATTTGACTGGAAGGCGATTCAAGAAGGGGCCAACTCCATCGTCAGCAGCCTgaacgccgccgccggcgccgcctcgTCGCTGTCCCGCCAACCGTCGTCAGACTCTGACTCGGTCCTGTCGCTGAAGTCCGTGGGCTCGCCATTCCGCGTCCCCGTAGCCAATAACAATGGCGaacaggaggcggaggagaaggaggaggaggagctggtgaagCGAGGCGCGAGGATCTTGAAGGGAGAAGAGCGCACCACGTTGgaggcaaagaagaagaaggaagaggaggaggaagacgaagaagacAAGGCCGTGAGAGGCGGGAAGAAGGTGTACAGCAGGAGTCTGGTTACGGGCAAGCCGAGGGCGGAGCCGGCAGCTCGGGGGCGGAGCAAACCCAGGTCGGCAGCCTTGGCCAAAGTCCCAGGAAGTAATGACAACATCGATAGAGGAGGCGGGTCCTCTCGGGAGGCCACACCTTCTCGCGCCGCCAATGCGGCCAATCAGAAAGGGGGAAGGTTTTCGCAGCTGCCGCGCACAGCTTCTCCAGGAAGtgcgtcgtcgtcgtcgtcgtcggcCTCCAGACCGGCCAAACAGAGCGGCTCGTCCAAGGGGGGAGGCGGCATTCCGAGGAGCGAATCGGCATCGAGGTTCAGCGGCTCCTCGGCGGCCAAGAAGCCGAAGGCGGAGCCAGAGAAGCCGGCTCTCGTCCGTCAGTCGACATTCATCAAAGAAGGGCCGAGTCCAACactgaagaggaagctggaggagtCGGCCGCCGCTGCGCCTTCGGAGTCGCCGCCCAGCCCTGACGAACCGCCGCCGCCAACGGCGAGGAGGCACGAGGCCAACCGCTCCCACTCCGAGAGCCCGTCGCGtccacaggaagtgacgtcgtCGCGCGTCAGCCGCACCGGCACCTGGAAGCgggaaaacagcagcagcggagcagcagggggcagcaaacACTCGACGTCGCTGCCACGCGTGGGGACGTGGAAGAGGACAGGAAGCGCGTCGTCTGTGCTGTCGGCGTCGTCAGAGTCGAGTGAGAAGGGgcggagcgaggaggagagcgCCAAGGCCAAAGGGACGTGGAGAAAGGCGAAAGGTGGCGGTGGCGAGTCGTCGGCTGGGCGGGGCTTCAGCAGCAAATCGGAGGACGTGTGGGTTCGTTTGGAGGACTGCCCCGTCAACAATCcgcgctcttcctcttcctgttcggCTCGCTCTCCCACCACCGCCAATGCCCCGCCTATCATagacagccccgccccctccaaaATCCCCACcacctcctcttcgtcctcctccaaCCTCAACTTGCGGCGAAGCTGCGAGAGCCTTGATGACAAACCTCCGCTGCCTGATaggccgcagcagcagcagcagcagcgcagccAACCACGGAGCGGCGCCGTGGCGGCTCGGGTCAGCCCCTTCAACTACACGCCAAGCCCCCGAAAGAGCAACGCCGATGCCCCCGCCACCGCCACGCCAACCGCCACCACGCCAGCCACCGCCGCCACCACGTCGGCATCATCGACAACCCCCACGCGACCTTCACTCATCCCCACGCCGGTCACCAAAAAACGGGAGCCCAAAAGTGGAGAAGGCGGGGGGGTCGGCgggggggttggtgggggggtcggcggcggcagcggcggcgaACGTGGCTCGTACATCGTGACGTCAGTGTGA